The sequence ATAAAACTTTCGTTACCTCTATAAATTCCGCCTATTAATGCGCCATCCGGAACATTTAAGTATTTAATTTGCTTTTTAGTTATCGCTGAAGAAGGTTTGGCAACAAGTTCAATTACCTCTGCATCCACCCCACTTAAGCATTTTAGAGAAGCAACTTCAGAGCCCATCGTAAACCGAACAATATAACTTGCAGTAATTAGTTTTTTATTGATAATAGTATCAATACCAATGTTTTGTGAAATGTCGATATAATCAATGTTTTCGACCAATGCTATAGTTTTCTTAACACCGAATTTGCGTGCATGTAAACAAGTAAGGATATTTGTTTCCGAATTATCGGTCACCGCAATAAAAGCATCAACTCCACGAATGCCCTCCTCTTCCAAAAGTTGAATATCACGCGCATCTCCATGAATAACCAAAGTATCTTCCAAATAATCCGTTAGACTTAAACATCTTTCTTTATCAACTTCAAACAATTTGATATTTACCTCTTTTTCCAATCGCTTACATGCAGTTCGTCCAACACGACCTCCTCCAACTACCATGATATTCTTTATCTCAAAACGTGATTTTCCACAAAATTCCATCAGGTCATCAATACCTTCGGGTTTAGTAATCACATAAATCAGGTCGTTTGGAAGAAATTTATCATTTCCTTTTGGAATAATTGTTTGACCGCTTCTGTGTATTGCTACAGCTCTGAAATTCAGGTGTGGGTTTTCCTTTGCAATTTGATACAGACTTTGGTACATAATCGGGGCATTTTCTTCCAACCTTATCAAAAATAAAGAAAGCTTTTTATTGGTAAAATCGAAAATTTCTGTTGCTCCTGTTTGATGCAAAAGGTCCGTAATTTCGTGTGCGGCAATCTCTTCCGGACAAATCATGGCGTCGATACCAAGGCTTTCATAAATCTTTTTATTTTCCTCACTTACATTTTCCAGGTTATTAACACGGGCAATTGTTTTTTTTGCTCCTAATTTTTTACCAAGAATAGCTGTAATAATATTTACCTGCTCATTATGAACTACCGAAATTAATAAATCCGTATTATGAATATTAGCACTCTTAAGGATCGGAATGTTGGTTGAATCGCCAGTGATTGTCATCAAATCAGTATGTGATTCAACCATTTTTAATAATTCTTCGTTGGGATCAACTATGGTAATGTTATGGTTTTCACTGGCTAATTGTTTCGCCAGATGCAATCCCACTTCTCCATCTCCTGCAATAAGTATATTCATAAAAATATTTTCTTTGCGGCTGCGAAATTAATGCAATCTGATCAAATATAGCAAATTATCAATTAAAAATGCTGCTTTTTATTTTAATCGGGAGGAAAATAGAAGATGAAATTATTTCTCTAATCGAACGTAAATTTATCCCAGTCAGGGCCTACATTAAATTTTCGTCTTAAATCAGTTAAGGTAGTCAGGGATAATTCAACGATGGCAATTTCTTCAATTTTCGGATTAAGGGAAAGCAATATTTCACCTTTTGGATCAATAAGCAATGAGTCTCCCGAATATTTATTTCCGCTTCCATCAATGCCAATTCGGTTCAAGCCAATCACATAGGCCTGATTTTCAATCGCACGGGCAATGAGTAATTGTTTCCATGGATAACTTCTGGAAGCCGGCCAATTGGCTACATAAATCAATAAATCATATTCAAATTTATCGTCAGTATAGGTATTTTTACTCCATACAGGGAAACGTAAATCATAGCAAATCAAAGGACGGATTTTCCAATTATTCAAATTAAATATCAATCTTTCATTACCGGGCCTGATCGTATCAGCTTCATCACCTAAATGAAAAACATGTCGTTTTGAATATTGATCAAAAGTTCCATCCGGTTTCATTGAAATAAAAGTATTGAAATAGGCATTTTGATTTTTCAGCAGCAAACTTCCGGCAATGCTACAATTAAGTTGGGATGCTTTTTTATGCATCCATTTCATGGTTGAACCATCCATATTTTCTGCGAACCTGTCGGGATCAACAGGAAATCCGGTATTAAAAACCTCCGGTAATGCAATTAAATCAACCGGTTCGTCTATTTGAGGTAAAAGAGAATCAAAATGATTTAAATTACCTTGAATATCTTCCCATAAAATATCGGACTGGATTAGTGCTATTTTTAAATTTTGCATAAAATTTCTGCGGCTTTGTTTAATGTTTCTTTTTGTTTGGCAAAACAAAATCTGAGTCTTTTTGATTCCATTCCATCATGATAAAATGAAGAAACGGGTATCGATGCAATTCCAAATTTTTTAATCAATTCCTTTGCAAATTCCATTTCGGGCTTATCCGAAATATCGCGATAATCCAACAACTGAAAATAAGTTCCAAAACATGGGACTATCCGAAAACGTGAAGTCCTGATTTTATCTGCAAAATAATCTCTCTTTTGTTCGTAAAACGAATGAAGTTTATTGTAGTTTTTCTTCTTGCTTATAAAATCGGCAATGGCGTATTGAATTGGAGTATTCACGGTAAACACATTAAATTGGTGAACCTTGCGGAACTCATTCATTAGTTTTTCAGGTGCCAAAACATAACCCATTTTCCAACCTGTAGCATGAAAAGTTTTCCCAAACGAAGCGATGACAAAACTTCGGCGAGCCAGCTCAGGATATTTACAAACACTTTCATGTTGCAAATTGTCAAAAATCAGATGCTCATATACCTCATCACTAATTACAATAATATCCGTTTCTTTAGTCAAAGCTTCCAATTGTAAAATATCGGAAGATTTTAATACACTTCCGGTGGGATTGTGCGGGGTATTAATGATTATTAGTTTTGTACGATGGGTGATCAATCGGGGTAATTCGTCCCAATCTATTGAATAATCGGGCAAAAGAAGTCTGGCATATTTTACCGTTCCTCCATTCAAACGAATTGATGGAGCATAGCTGTCATAAGCCGGTTCAAAAATAATCGCCTCGTCTTCATCTCTTATTATTGCAGAAATGGCAGTATAAATTGCCTGCGTGGCTCCTGCCGTAACCGTAATTTCAGAATCGGCATTGTATTCTGCGCCATATATATCTTTAACCTTTTTCACAATCTGCGCCCTTAGAGCCGGAACACCCGGCATAGGTGCATACTGATTATATCCATTTTTCATATAATGATGAATCAATTCGATCAGTTCGGCAGAAACCGGAAAATCTGGGAAACCTTGAGACAAATTAATCGCATTATGCTCATTTGCCATTTTAC comes from Bacteroidota bacterium and encodes:
- the trkA gene encoding Trk system potassium transporter TrkA gives rise to the protein MNILIAGDGEVGLHLAKQLASENHNITIVDPNEELLKMVESHTDLMTITGDSTNIPILKSANIHNTDLLISVVHNEQVNIITAILGKKLGAKKTIARVNNLENVSEENKKIYESLGIDAMICPEEIAAHEITDLLHQTGATEIFDFTNKKLSLFLIRLEENAPIMYQSLYQIAKENPHLNFRAVAIHRSGQTIIPKGNDKFLPNDLIYVITKPEGIDDLMEFCGKSRFEIKNIMVVGGGRVGRTACKRLEKEVNIKLFEVDKERCLSLTDYLEDTLVIHGDARDIQLLEEEGIRGVDAFIAVTDNSETNILTCLHARKFGVKKTIALVENIDYIDISQNIGIDTIINKKLITASYIVRFTMGSEVASLKCLSGVDAEVIELVAKPSSAITKKQIKYLNVPDGALIGGIYRGNESFIAMGNSQIEEGDRVVVFCLPHAITKVDKLFN
- a CDS encoding aminotransferase class I/II-fold pyridoxal phosphate-dependent enzyme, translated to MLDFEGRLSTKLPNVGTSIFAVMSKMANEHNAINLSQGFPDFPVSAELIELIHHYMKNGYNQYAPMPGVPALRAQIVKKVKDIYGAEYNADSEITVTAGATQAIYTAISAIIRDEDEAIIFEPAYDSYAPSIRLNGGTVKYARLLLPDYSIDWDELPRLITHRTKLIIINTPHNPTGSVLKSSDILQLEALTKETDIIVISDEVYEHLIFDNLQHESVCKYPELARRSFVIASFGKTFHATGWKMGYVLAPEKLMNEFRKVHQFNVFTVNTPIQYAIADFISKKKNYNKLHSFYEQKRDYFADKIRTSRFRIVPCFGTYFQLLDYRDISDKPEMEFAKELIKKFGIASIPVSSFYHDGMESKRLRFCFAKQKETLNKAAEILCKI
- a CDS encoding amidohydrolase gives rise to the protein MQNLKIALIQSDILWEDIQGNLNHFDSLLPQIDEPVDLIALPEVFNTGFPVDPDRFAENMDGSTMKWMHKKASQLNCSIAGSLLLKNQNAYFNTFISMKPDGTFDQYSKRHVFHLGDEADTIRPGNERLIFNLNNWKIRPLICYDLRFPVWSKNTYTDDKFEYDLLIYVANWPASRSYPWKQLLIARAIENQAYVIGLNRIGIDGSGNKYSGDSLLIDPKGEILLSLNPKIEEIAIVELSLTTLTDLRRKFNVGPDWDKFTFD